The nucleotide sequence GACCGCACCGCGCGACAGCAGACGCCCCGGCCAGCAACGCCGCCCCTCCTTCAAAGCGCATCCTGGACGCAGTCCGGCGAAAAAACACAAGCCCGCGAAGCCAAAGTCCGGCAAAGCGAAGAAGGCCAAAGGTAAGAACAAGGGCAAAGGCAAGGGGAATAAGGGCAAGGCATGGTGAGCATGAGCACGGCCCCAAAGATCTGGACGCGCGAGACCGGCCTGGTCGAGAAGCGCGACGTCTGGACGGCGATGAAACGCGGCTTTCGCAGCCGCTGCCCGCGCTGCGGCGAGGGAAAACTGTTCCGCGCCTTCCTGAAGACCGCGGACAATTGCTCGGTCTGCGGCCTCGACTTCACGCCGCACCGCGCCGATGATCTGCCCGCCTACCTCGTCATCGTCATCGTCGGCCACATCGTGGTGCCCGCGGTCCTCTGGATCGAGACCAATTACACCACGCCGGTCTGGATCAGCTTTGCGGCCTACCTTCCTTTCACCTTCGTCGCTTCGCTCGCGCTCTTGCAGCCGGTCAAGGGAGCCGTGGTCGGCATGCAATGGGCTCTGCGCATGCACGGCTTTGACGACAACCCTACGGATGGTATTCCGCCGGTCTAGGCCAAATAAGCAAAAGTCAGTTGGGTGAGGACATGACGGATACGTCGCAAGGAGCCGAAAAGGCAAAA is from Bradyrhizobium xenonodulans and encodes:
- a CDS encoding DUF983 domain-containing protein, whose product is MVSMSTAPKIWTRETGLVEKRDVWTAMKRGFRSRCPRCGEGKLFRAFLKTADNCSVCGLDFTPHRADDLPAYLVIVIVGHIVVPAVLWIETNYTTPVWISFAAYLPFTFVASLALLQPVKGAVVGMQWALRMHGFDDNPTDGIPPV